In the Glycine max cultivar Williams 82 chromosome 19, Glycine_max_v4.0, whole genome shotgun sequence genome, GACAAATGTGGCCGATGTGGTCACAAGTACGGTCGCAgacagttaaaaaaaactttgaaataaCGGTCGCTGACCGTTTTTAAAAACTTAACCTTGATCAGAATCCTCACTCTTCTCCTTCCCCTCAGCCTTCTTCTTCAACAACTTGGGCCCTGGACTTCACAGGCTTCAAAAACCCGGCCTGCAACCTCACCATTTCCCTCAAAACCCCAATCAACATCTCTTCAGTCTCGAGCCCATTGGGCTCGAGCACGCATAGTGCCCTCGCCACCGCCTCCATGGTACTCACGCACCCAGAAAAAGGCTCCTTCCAATAAATCAACTCGGAATCGTAAATGCTCCCGCCACTCGCACTCTCATCCACGCTCAAACAAACCCTAGTTGCGAACTCATTAAGGAACTCCTCGCTGGCGCTCACCATTTCCCTTGCGTGCTTCCACGTGGCGTCGAAGGCGATGAGGACGAGGCCGGAGGAGGGTCGGAGGAAGGGGATGTGGAGGGCgggggaggaggaggaggaggaggaggggaaGAGATAACAGTTGCTAACGGCGATCCAAGTTGTATAAAAGCAGTCGAGTGTGtatgtttataaaatttagcTTAATCGTTACTAatgatttattatgttttaatatgacttattttgatatattaaattttaaaattttgattttgatcctttcaattggttttaagtttgtcaatatttaaatttaaaaataattaatttaaaataaagagttataaattatcattatatgtaataatattttgaaaattataaactagACCCACTAACAATCCCAAACCCTCATCTTACAGGCATAGGGTGAAGGTTACAAAAGTCATGATACAACTTAAAAATATAGTACACCAAAGGTGACGTATAAATATatagctttaattttttttttaggaaataatattgaatgttttctaaataatatttttaattaagaatataaaaaataagattagtaatacttttaattaaatccAGTTGTTGATTCAATTTGGTCTGTCTAATTCTATGGTTAAATATGtagcttatttattattttattttttttgctttgccCTCTTAGTGATTCAACTATCTCATGAATTCAGTATCTCAACTAGGCGAATgatcagtttaattttttaaattatgcttTCAACTTTTTAAGAAAGCGCtgtcataaaattttataccTCAAAAtctctaaaattgaaatattttaatcataCTAAGGAATATAACGATTGTAAGCTGTATATGTtaggaattaaaataacaatactttttattttaaaaattttaattgttatttttctaatttctaaaacTCTTATAATAGCGACTCacagtttttacttttaattataattagtctAGAATTAATAAGATTACTCGTGGTATGTACATAAAAACTagattaaatgtaattttaattttgataaattatttttttataaaaattataagcatTCCTTTTCATGGAAGACAAATCAGTTTGAGCAAGTAAGCtacaatttctttttcaaatatttaacataattatatatttaaaatttaaactcaaaattaatagttaaattaaaataatctagtGCTAGTAACATGTCTGATCAATGATagctttaataaattttattttttaagaaataatctCTATCATAACTTTTATAACAGCATTACATACAATCAAGTTATGTTAATCACCATTCTAAAATAACATACAATGTATCCGAAACAATGTACCTCGCACGTTTAAATACATATTACTTCATTAAATACATTTCAAAATTCTGAAGTTTATGAGAACTGGAACCAAGATAATTTTTTACAGAATTTTTTTAcagattaaaatcaaattttatcataattacatgagttaaaatattattttatcctacaaaaattcattCCCAATCCATCATATAATTACATTTCTCTACATCCACCTGAGATGAGTTCCTCAATAAGGTTGTCCATGCTTCAAGCTTCTCCTTTAAGTTACATAGGTTATCCTTTACAAAAGAACTTGTATCCTCAAATTCTGCAGCAACAGCAGCAATACTGTTGAATTGATTGCATAATAGTTCAAGCCTCTGCACATGAGGTTCAAAATGCTGAACACCATAGCTGGTTTTGATATAAGCATACTTCCTTCGAATATTTTTCCTCCACCTatccaaaatatatttacaGGGGACCTCCTTCACTCTCTCTTGTGATAGTACTGCAAGCGAGTGCCTACAAAGTATGCCTCTGAACTCAAACAAGTGACAACTACATTTTACATCACAATCAACCCTGTTATATATGACTTCAACCACGGATTCCTTAGGCTTATCATCTATTATCCCATCCTCAATGACATTGTAGTGAAAAATAGAACCATCATCAGAGGCAACAGACACATTACAATCTGCCTTTCCAACAAATTCATGTTGAACCTCCAGAAACTTGGCATGAGTGTATGCAGCTTGAAACTGCCTCTCAATTGGAGATTTGGTAACACAAGCTTGACTGTTACTTGATGAATGTATGTCAGCTACATATTCTTTCTCAGCCTTATATTGCAAAGCATTATCATACTGATCAACAAATTGCTTCAGAGTTGTTAGCCGGCTTACATATCCATCAAAAAATGCATGCATGCTTTCATTGTGTGGATTAATAGACATTCCAGCCCAGAACTCACCTCTTACAAAGGAAGGAGCCCAGCGATGTCTCTCAAGGAACAACTCTTTCAACCATTTATTGTCCTTGAGGTCAAAATCCTCCACAATCTTCTTCCATTTCTGCTCAAATTCACTTATTGTAGGTGTGTCATATACAACATTCTGCAAATGATCTCTTAAGGACTTGTAATTAGCATATCCATGGATTAGTTGGGGAAGTTTTTCCATTATATTTGATAAACACCACCGATGTCGAGTGGAGGGATATACAGTTTCAACTGCTTTCTGCATGGTCTTGCAGCAATGATCTGTTATGATTCCTTGAGGGGGAACATCAGACATGCAATGCAACAATGATTGAAACAACCAAGCAAATGACTCTGAGTCTTCATACGATAACAGCCCACAACCAAACAGTACAGATTGCCCATGATGGTTAACTCCAACAAAAGTTACAAGCGGAACTTTGTAGCGATTAGAAAGACATGTAGTATCAACTATCACCACATCACCAAACGATTCATATGCAGCTCTGCTCTTTCCATCTGCCCAAAAAACATTCCTCACACAGAAGAAATCATCCAAGTCAATCACATAGAAGAAGTTTCTATCTTGTTCTTGCATCCTCACCAAATACTTCTGAAGGGCTTCACCATCTCCATTCTCCCCAATCAAATGTCTTTCTTTCTGAAGGTAGTATCTGCATTCATTTTTGTCTGATATCCTCTTAACACCCATGTCAACAACTTCTTGATCCAATGTCCTTTTACCCCTCGTGTCAATATCACTTGAGAGTAGATGATGTGAACCCAATTCATGACTATGACCAAGAGTAGCTGAATTAATTCGGTAGGTTCCATCTTTACGTAAAGTCAAATTGATCCTAGCTGCACAATACTGTTTCCTTGCAGCATCACTTCTTGTTATTCCAGAGCATacaagtattaaatatttaactttgccATCACGTCCCTTTTTTGAGGTTCTAGTCATGATGCCAAAGCCCATTTGGTTGGCATATTTTGTGTAGTACAATCTGGCCTCAGCCTCTGAACTAAATACCATTCCAGGCCGTGGCACAGGACAAGCATCATTCCCATCAAAGCTAATGGGTTCAAGCTTAATTTCTTCTGGTGAAATAGAGACCAAGTTTTCCTCACTCCCACTGGAATTAATGTCTAATGGAGCACGTGAATGACATAGTTCACCCATTTCCTGTAGGAAAAGCAACCGTGTCAAAAATCTAAAAACCAGGAATTTAGAAATGTAAGCATGCAATTTCAACAATTCAGTATTATTTACTTACAAGAATCTAAAAAACTATCTACGATTTAGGGTCACCGCAACTGCAACTACGGATGATTCGGCTGCATTTGTTCACAATTTCCCACAATATCAAGGATCATGATGAAACTGcaactgcaatttaaaaccttgtttACTTGAATTATACTCAGAACTTCAAAATAACTTCTTAGCTCAGGAATGAAGGTTGAGGGTTACAGTATATAAGTATGGTGCTGCTGAAGCTAGATTAGAAATATAAACTAACAATTCTATAGAGCAAGAGCCAAATACATCatcaaattagttaaaaaaaatctacaaaacTTGCAGAATTTGCCCTACCAAGACATGCAAAATTCTTGAAGTGTCAATCATAGCAAAActgaaaattctttttcacaaggagtaaaaaaagagagaagttcATAAATACCCAAAGCTCAAAATGCTGCTTGTTCTGTGCCCTAATTAATGTTACTCTTGACTTCCTCTGAAGTGCGATCCCAGTCCTCCTATAAGCAGTGTTTTTTGTTCGGGGAGGAGGAGAAGACTTAACGCACCGTTTCACTATAGGTTTGGGGACATTTTGGGTTTTCAATTATTCAgtcttgttcaattttttttttattttttttgtatacacTGTATTTGGTGGggaagagatgaaaaaaaatttgacGAGGAGACGTGAAAAAAGGAAGTAGCAGCAAACTTGAGTTTAATATATAGAATTAGGGTGGAAAAAAAGTTGGATCTCACTCAAATTCATTTTCACGCAAAAGTGGCGAGAAATGATTAAGAAAACCATAGCGACTCTAAAATCTAATCTTAAATGATGATATAATCAATTTTGCACAATATTATGTTACTGATTGACTCTCACTTGCATCTCGCATTGTCAGATGAATCCATAATTCGTCTCTTATTTCTATCCAATTTCTACTATTCTCTTAAAACAAACGCATCCATTGGGGAGGAAGTGTGAAAGTAGGAGGGAGCAACAAAAGTGAGAGTATGAGGTACATGAAACAaggtaaaaagaaataaaagaaaagtgttGGATCCCACTCAAATTTATTTCCACACATAAATGACTAGGAAATGGTGAAGAAATAAAGAATGGTTCtataattgaatttttcatGATGACATTATCAATTATGCACTACATCATAATTCTACACATACTTACAGTTCATAATGTTGGGTGAACCCACCCACATCCtgtgtttgattatattttcaCATTTCATCATTTCTTGAAATCACATCCACTCACCTACCTCATTAGTTGTCTCACTATTTGAGTTTGTTCTATTTCTATGTATTCTTATTTTTCTAGAACCAAATACCTCTAAattcactttatttttcatttatttccaTTTGCCTATTTTTaacttcttcattttcatttttttatttctcacctATTCCTTTTCCTCTTATCAGACAAAGCAATTAGTTATTCTAACCCAAACTAATCAGAACAAGACgctaatatttcaaaataataatctaTTTAAAACACGGATTTCTTTCAACTTCTCCCAACATATACTCTTtcataatattatattcaatagttttatataatataatacacatatataataataataaaagagatACAACTATTTGGTTTACGCAATTTTATagactattttatctttaaacaaATCCTAGAAACACTTACAACAGTTATTATAAGAATAACTTTTCAATCACGACAATTATTTACATTCCTcagtattttctatttattaaaaaatatataaaaaaaattgaaaaacaggcTCAGTGCCTATTTTTCCTCTTGTTGCTATGTAAAGGAGTTTGTGGTCATTAAAAagacaataatttatttaagcatcggcaacaaaattaaaaatttgcagTACTTGTTTTGGTTGTAAATGTCATAGCCGTCCCTATtgatttattgaattaaaattagacaaaaaaatatttatagtttaCTATTTGATCCCATCAACGATAAGCCTGCCAATTTCgttgaaaaaaatagttttattgaaGTAAAGCTAATATATTACCACAAACTTCTAACTCACGGTTACCCCTTTTACGATTAGCACAATCCGACAACGGCTTCTGTTTAAAACTATTCAAATGACTAATAGCATGTTTAGTATAGCttaattattaagaaataatggtttttctaaaactctcACCAAGCAAATATAAATTGACAATATACTATCACTTTTCCGAAAATAAGCTATAATCCAAACATACACTAGGAGATAAATTGACAATCTAGAACATATCAAATACTACACCTGCGGACATGAAACATCTACATGGGGTAAAACAATATCATATATACTAGTCACAAGTtgcaaaataatttctttactgTTGTTTTGGTCCAACACTTCCCATAAAATACAATAGACGCAAATAAATGCTAAAGCAATATCTAAATAACCTTGATACCCCCAACGAGTATCCGGACTCAACTTTATCTCTCTTAGAATTGCCAAggatacaaaacaaaaaatagttatcTCATCTATCCCTGCTTAAATATGCTTAT is a window encoding:
- the LOC102663358 gene encoding protein FAR1-RELATED SEQUENCE 6, which codes for MGELCHSRAPLDINSSGSEENLVSISPEEIKLEPISFDGNDACPVPRPGMVFSSEAEARLYYTKYANQMGFGIMTRTSKKGRDGKVKYLILVCSGITRSDAARKQYCAARINLTLRKDGTYRINSATLGHSHELGSHHLLSSDIDTRGKRTLDQEVVDMGVKRISDKNECRYYLQKERHLIGENGDGEALQKYLVRMQEQDRNFFYVIDLDDFFCVRNVFWADGKSRAAYESFGDVVIVDTTCLSNRYKVPLVTFVGVNHHGQSVLFGCGLLSYEDSESFAWLFQSLLHCMSDVPPQGIITDHCCKTMQKAVETVYPSTRHRWCLSNIMEKLPQLIHGYANYKSLRDHLQNVVYDTPTISEFEQKWKKIVEDFDLKDNKWLKELFLERHRWAPSFVRGEFWAGMSINPHNESMHAFFDGYVSRLTTLKQFVDQYDNALQYKAEKEYVADIHSSSNSQACVTKSPIERQFQAAYTHAKFLEVQHEFVGKADCNVSVASDDGSIFHYNVIEDGIIDDKPKESVVEVIYNRVDCDVKCSCHLFEFRGILCRHSLAVLSQERVKEVPCKYILDRWRKNIRRKYAYIKTSYGVQHFEPHVQRLELLCNQFNSIAAVAAEFEDTSSFVKDNLCNLKEKLEAWTTLLRNSSQVDVEKCNYMMDWE